In Serinus canaria isolate serCan28SL12 chromosome 5, serCan2020, whole genome shotgun sequence, the following proteins share a genomic window:
- the BTBD10 gene encoding BTB/POZ domain-containing protein 10 isoform X3 — translation MSLHGASGGHERSRDRRRSSDRSRDSSHERAESQLTPCIRNVTSPTRQYHSDREKDHSSSRPSSPRPQKTSPNGSVVSMGTSSRNSSQSSSDGSCKASGEMVFVYENGKEGARNVRTSERVTLIVDNTRFVVDPSIFTAQPNTMLGRMFGSGREHNFTRPNEKGEYEVAEGIGSTVFRAILDYYKTGVIRCPDGISIPELREACDYLCISFEYSTIKCRDLSALMHELSNDGARKQFEFYLEEMILPLMVASAQSGERECHIVVLTDDDVVDWDEEYPPQMGEEYSQIIYSTKLYRFFKYIENRDVAKSVLKERGLKKIRLGIEGYPTYKEKVKKRPGGRPEVIYNYVQRPFIRMSWEKEEGKSRHVDFQCVKSKSITNLAAAAADIPQDQLVVMHPTPQVDELDILPMHPAPSSSEPEAEGQNPPL, via the exons ATGAGCCTCCATGGTGCGAGTGGCGGACACGAGAGGTCGAGGGACAGGCGCAGATCCAGTGACAGATCTCGTGACTCATCCCATGAAAGAGCAGAGTCTCAGCTCACTCCATGCATCAGGAATGTCACTTCACCAACAAGACAGTATCATTCTG ATCGCGAGAAGGATCACAGTTCATCTCGGCCCAGCAGCCCCCGGCCCCAGAAGACGTCCCCCAATGGTTCTGTTGTCAGCAtgggcaccagcagcaggaacagcagccagTCCAGCTCAGATGGCAGCTGCAAGGCTAGTGGGGAAATGGTGTTTGTGTATGAAAATGGCAAAGAGGGAGCTCGGAACGTCAGGACTTCTGAGCGAGTAACACTCATTGTGGACAACACCAGATTTGTTGTAGATCCTTCCATCTTCACTGCACAACCTAACACAATGTTGGGCAG GATGTTTGGATCAGGCAGAGAACACAACTTTACACGGCCCAATGAAAAAGGAGAGTATGAAGTTGCTGAAGGAATTGGTTCTACTGTGTTTCGTGCTATTCTG GATTACTACAAGACTGGAGTGATACGCTGTCCTGATGGGATATCTATTCCTGAACTGAGGGAAGCATGTGACTATCTCTGTATCTCCTTTGAGTATAGTACTATAAAATGCAGAGATCTGA GTGCTCTCATGCATGAATTATCAAATGATGGTGCTCGCAAGCAATTTGAGTTTTACCTGGAAGAAATGATTCTCCCATTAATGGTAGCCAGTGCCCAAAGTGGGGAGAGGGAATGCCACATTGTTGTGCTGACAGATGATGATGTTGTTGACTGGGATGAAGAGTATCCCCCCCAAATGGGAGAGGAGTATTCACAAA ttaTTTACAGCACAAAGTTGTATAGATTCTTCAAATACATTGAAAACAGAGACGTGGCCAAATCAGTTCTGAAGGAAAGGGGGCTCAAGAAGATCCGACTGGGCATCGAAG GTTACCCCACGTAcaaggagaaggtgaagaagcggccgggcgggcggccCGAGGTGATCTACAACTACGTGCAGAGGCCGTTCATCCGCATGTcgtgggagaaggaggaggggaagagccGGCACGTCGACTTCCAGTGCGTGAAGAGCAAATCCATCACCAACCtggcggcggcagcagcagaCATCCCGCAGGACCAGCTGGTGGTGATGCACCCCACGCCGCAGGTGGACGAGCTGGACATCCTGCCCATGCACCCGGCCCCCAGCAGCAGCGAGCCGGAGGCCGAGGGCCAGAACCCCCCGCTCTGA
- the BTBD10 gene encoding BTB/POZ domain-containing protein 10 isoform X1, protein MPKDADLAFRAAFLEGTEFLCALIPKLFPCFCVSSLIDPRGSTSSRVAKGIDYTKMSLHGASGGHERSRDRRRSSDRSRDSSHERAESQLTPCIRNVTSPTRQYHSDREKDHSSSRPSSPRPQKTSPNGSVVSMGTSSRNSSQSSSDGSCKASGEMVFVYENGKEGARNVRTSERVTLIVDNTRFVVDPSIFTAQPNTMLGRMFGSGREHNFTRPNEKGEYEVAEGIGSTVFRAILDYYKTGVIRCPDGISIPELREACDYLCISFEYSTIKCRDLSALMHELSNDGARKQFEFYLEEMILPLMVASAQSGERECHIVVLTDDDVVDWDEEYPPQMGEEYSQIIYSTKLYRFFKYIENRDVAKSVLKERGLKKIRLGIEGYPTYKEKVKKRPGGRPEVIYNYVQRPFIRMSWEKEEGKSRHVDFQCVKSKSITNLAAAAADIPQDQLVVMHPTPQVDELDILPMHPAPSSSEPEAEGQNPPL, encoded by the exons ATGCCAAAGGATGCTGATCTGGctttcagagctgcctttttGGAAGGAACGGAATTCCTTTGTGCTCTGATTCCGAAATTGTTCCCATGCTTCTGTGTTTCCTCCCTGATAGACCCGAGAGGAAG CACCTCATCCCGTGTTGCTAAAGGAATAGACTACACCAAAATGAGCCTCCATGGTGCGAGTGGCGGACACGAGAGGTCGAGGGACAGGCGCAGATCCAGTGACAGATCTCGTGACTCATCCCATGAAAGAGCAGAGTCTCAGCTCACTCCATGCATCAGGAATGTCACTTCACCAACAAGACAGTATCATTCTG ATCGCGAGAAGGATCACAGTTCATCTCGGCCCAGCAGCCCCCGGCCCCAGAAGACGTCCCCCAATGGTTCTGTTGTCAGCAtgggcaccagcagcaggaacagcagccagTCCAGCTCAGATGGCAGCTGCAAGGCTAGTGGGGAAATGGTGTTTGTGTATGAAAATGGCAAAGAGGGAGCTCGGAACGTCAGGACTTCTGAGCGAGTAACACTCATTGTGGACAACACCAGATTTGTTGTAGATCCTTCCATCTTCACTGCACAACCTAACACAATGTTGGGCAG GATGTTTGGATCAGGCAGAGAACACAACTTTACACGGCCCAATGAAAAAGGAGAGTATGAAGTTGCTGAAGGAATTGGTTCTACTGTGTTTCGTGCTATTCTG GATTACTACAAGACTGGAGTGATACGCTGTCCTGATGGGATATCTATTCCTGAACTGAGGGAAGCATGTGACTATCTCTGTATCTCCTTTGAGTATAGTACTATAAAATGCAGAGATCTGA GTGCTCTCATGCATGAATTATCAAATGATGGTGCTCGCAAGCAATTTGAGTTTTACCTGGAAGAAATGATTCTCCCATTAATGGTAGCCAGTGCCCAAAGTGGGGAGAGGGAATGCCACATTGTTGTGCTGACAGATGATGATGTTGTTGACTGGGATGAAGAGTATCCCCCCCAAATGGGAGAGGAGTATTCACAAA ttaTTTACAGCACAAAGTTGTATAGATTCTTCAAATACATTGAAAACAGAGACGTGGCCAAATCAGTTCTGAAGGAAAGGGGGCTCAAGAAGATCCGACTGGGCATCGAAG GTTACCCCACGTAcaaggagaaggtgaagaagcggccgggcgggcggccCGAGGTGATCTACAACTACGTGCAGAGGCCGTTCATCCGCATGTcgtgggagaaggaggaggggaagagccGGCACGTCGACTTCCAGTGCGTGAAGAGCAAATCCATCACCAACCtggcggcggcagcagcagaCATCCCGCAGGACCAGCTGGTGGTGATGCACCCCACGCCGCAGGTGGACGAGCTGGACATCCTGCCCATGCACCCGGCCCCCAGCAGCAGCGAGCCGGAGGCCGAGGGCCAGAACCCCCCGCTCTGA
- the BTBD10 gene encoding BTB/POZ domain-containing protein 10 isoform X2 produces the protein MAGRPHPYDSNSSDPENWDRKLHNRPRKLCKHSSTSSRVAKGIDYTKMSLHGASGGHERSRDRRRSSDRSRDSSHERAESQLTPCIRNVTSPTRQYHSDREKDHSSSRPSSPRPQKTSPNGSVVSMGTSSRNSSQSSSDGSCKASGEMVFVYENGKEGARNVRTSERVTLIVDNTRFVVDPSIFTAQPNTMLGRMFGSGREHNFTRPNEKGEYEVAEGIGSTVFRAILDYYKTGVIRCPDGISIPELREACDYLCISFEYSTIKCRDLSALMHELSNDGARKQFEFYLEEMILPLMVASAQSGERECHIVVLTDDDVVDWDEEYPPQMGEEYSQIIYSTKLYRFFKYIENRDVAKSVLKERGLKKIRLGIEGYPTYKEKVKKRPGGRPEVIYNYVQRPFIRMSWEKEEGKSRHVDFQCVKSKSITNLAAAAADIPQDQLVVMHPTPQVDELDILPMHPAPSSSEPEAEGQNPPL, from the exons ATGGCAGGACGGCCTCATCCTTATGACAGTAACTCCAGTGATCCAGAGAATTGGGATCGGAAATTGCATAATAGACCTCGTAAACTTTGTAAACATTCAAG CACCTCATCCCGTGTTGCTAAAGGAATAGACTACACCAAAATGAGCCTCCATGGTGCGAGTGGCGGACACGAGAGGTCGAGGGACAGGCGCAGATCCAGTGACAGATCTCGTGACTCATCCCATGAAAGAGCAGAGTCTCAGCTCACTCCATGCATCAGGAATGTCACTTCACCAACAAGACAGTATCATTCTG ATCGCGAGAAGGATCACAGTTCATCTCGGCCCAGCAGCCCCCGGCCCCAGAAGACGTCCCCCAATGGTTCTGTTGTCAGCAtgggcaccagcagcaggaacagcagccagTCCAGCTCAGATGGCAGCTGCAAGGCTAGTGGGGAAATGGTGTTTGTGTATGAAAATGGCAAAGAGGGAGCTCGGAACGTCAGGACTTCTGAGCGAGTAACACTCATTGTGGACAACACCAGATTTGTTGTAGATCCTTCCATCTTCACTGCACAACCTAACACAATGTTGGGCAG GATGTTTGGATCAGGCAGAGAACACAACTTTACACGGCCCAATGAAAAAGGAGAGTATGAAGTTGCTGAAGGAATTGGTTCTACTGTGTTTCGTGCTATTCTG GATTACTACAAGACTGGAGTGATACGCTGTCCTGATGGGATATCTATTCCTGAACTGAGGGAAGCATGTGACTATCTCTGTATCTCCTTTGAGTATAGTACTATAAAATGCAGAGATCTGA GTGCTCTCATGCATGAATTATCAAATGATGGTGCTCGCAAGCAATTTGAGTTTTACCTGGAAGAAATGATTCTCCCATTAATGGTAGCCAGTGCCCAAAGTGGGGAGAGGGAATGCCACATTGTTGTGCTGACAGATGATGATGTTGTTGACTGGGATGAAGAGTATCCCCCCCAAATGGGAGAGGAGTATTCACAAA ttaTTTACAGCACAAAGTTGTATAGATTCTTCAAATACATTGAAAACAGAGACGTGGCCAAATCAGTTCTGAAGGAAAGGGGGCTCAAGAAGATCCGACTGGGCATCGAAG GTTACCCCACGTAcaaggagaaggtgaagaagcggccgggcgggcggccCGAGGTGATCTACAACTACGTGCAGAGGCCGTTCATCCGCATGTcgtgggagaaggaggaggggaagagccGGCACGTCGACTTCCAGTGCGTGAAGAGCAAATCCATCACCAACCtggcggcggcagcagcagaCATCCCGCAGGACCAGCTGGTGGTGATGCACCCCACGCCGCAGGTGGACGAGCTGGACATCCTGCCCATGCACCCGGCCCCCAGCAGCAGCGAGCCGGAGGCCGAGGGCCAGAACCCCCCGCTCTGA